From a single Miscanthus floridulus cultivar M001 chromosome 8, ASM1932011v1, whole genome shotgun sequence genomic region:
- the LOC136468479 gene encoding uncharacterized protein — MSRKKVVRPEDESGNGDASLPRPKRAKQPTTKPPRNKRKVSAGRGKNSFRKAADDLYLPNVDVELVPVTEQLFTHPGDRRFMDDVHLPRPKDYFSNQGEVFGKRFECPSKSRDADFRDPRFGTIFQLDYYDSVILSKSWPVVLQKYIDWDHCVKLGDPEMTRALEMLERRNFKNLMTMQYPWSNEVIAQFFATVWYEKATADHYGYMHFSIEGQPYYVSYARFGKILGFEFDDIDKHRLNCNPHRDIDLSFAYNEDATADDFYTVNNMRKVYRYFNLLVRQTLVPKIGGASVILSSMGPFLKAFQEGNEEDFSAFGFIYRQIQLTSWDPKKSCTHAPYIMKMIEVVTQKEFIKEVSHEPYRPVRISETAKRRGHKPSQPRPQSVPLPSSCATAAAYPEDVQGLLLQGMRSVFGMSMAIYEANREHHRFVQEELHRAEVQRKMIAEHEGVTLSPVRPLPPAPQQPEWWNSLFQQSFVQPQQTQFDTNEQPQALSHVQQGVGGISSSRWASATYGIAGHFFGPAFDVLYSASYPSTSGGQQPGETQEDDGVNPSTSGGEQPGETQVDDGVNPSTSGGQQPAET; from the coding sequence ATGAGTCGCAAGAAGGTGGTTCGCCCTGAAGATGAGTCGGGTAATGGAGATGCTTCTCTGCCTCGCCCCAAGAGAGCGAAGCAGCCCACTACTAAGCCTCCACGCAACAAGCGCAAGGTGTCAGCAGGACGTGGCAAGAACTCCTTCCGCAAAGCAGCGGATGACTTGTACTTGCCCAATGTGGATGTCGAGTTGGTTCCTGTGACTGAGCAATTGTTCACCCATCCGGGCGATCGGCGTTTTATGGATGACGTTCATCTGCCTCGCCCTAAGGACTATTTTAGCAACCAAGGAGAGGTCTTTGGCAAAAGGTTTGAATGTCCATCTAAATCTCGAGATGCTGATTTTCGTGATCCTCGCTTTGGGACTATCTTTCAGCTGGACTACTATGATTCAGTGATCCTTTCCAAGAGTTGGCCAGTGGTTTTACAGAAGTACATTGATTGGGATCATTGTGTCAAATTGGGTGATCCTGAGATGACTAGAGCTCTTGAAATGTTGGAAAGGCGTAATTTCAAGAATCTCATGACCATGCAGTATCCATGGAGCAATGAGGTCATTGCACAGTTCTTTGCTACTGTTTGGTATGAGAAGGCCACAGCTGATCATTATGGTTATATGCATTTCTCCATTGAAGGTCAGCCCTATTATGTCTCTTATGCTCGCTTTGGCAAAATTCTTGGATTTGAGTTTGATGACATAGACAAACATCGGCTTAATTGCAACCCTCACCGTGACATTGATCTCTCTTTTGCTTACAATGAGGATGCTACTGCCGATGACTTCTACACTGTCAACAACATGAGAAAGGTTTATCGCTATTTTAATTTGTTGGTCCGGCAAACTTTGGTTCCCAAGATTGGTGGTGCTTCAGTGATTTTATCTTCTATGGGTCCCTTCTTGAAAGCTTTTCAGGAGGGTAATGAGGAGGATTTCAGTGCTTTTGGCTTCATTTATAGGCAGATTCAGTTGACATCTTGGGATCCTAAGAAGTCTTGTACTCATGCTCCCTATATCATGAAGATGATTGAGGTAGTCACTCAGAAGgagttcatcaaagaagtaagCCATGAGCCTTATCGACCTGTGAGAATTAGTGAGACAGCAAAGAGGAGAGGCCACAAGCCCAGTCAACCTCGGCCTCAGTCTGTGCCTTTGCCTTCCTCCTGTGCCACAGCTGCAGCTTATCCTGAAGACGTCCAAGGTCTTCTCTTGCAGGGTATGCGCTCTGTGTTTGGGATGTCCATGGCCATCTATGAGGCCAACAGAGAGCACCACAGGTTTGTCCAGGAGGAGCTTCACCGCGCTGAGGTCCAGCGCAAGATGATTGCTGAGCACGAAGGTGTGACTTTGTCCCCAGTTCGTCCTCTACCTCCAGCACCTCAGCAGCCCGAATGGTGGAATTCGTTGTTTCAGCAGTCTTTTGTGCAGCCACAGCAGACACAGTTTGACACCAATGAGCAGCCACAGGCCTTGTCCCATGTTCAGCAGGGTGTTGGTGGCATCTCGTCCTCTAGATGGGCTTCCGCCACCTATGGTATAGCTGGTCACTTCTTCGGCCCTGCCTTCGACGTTCTCTACTCCGCCTCCTATCCTTCTACTTCCGGTGGACAGCAGCCAGGTGAGACCCAGGAGGATGACGGTGTCAACCCTTCTACTTCCGGTGGAGAGCAGCCCGGTGAGACCCAGGTGGATGACGGTGTCAACCCTTCTACTTCCGGTGGACAGCAACCCGCTGAGACCTAG